One genomic segment of Ricinus communis isolate WT05 ecotype wild-type chromosome 5, ASM1957865v1, whole genome shotgun sequence includes these proteins:
- the LOC107261243 gene encoding HVA22-like protein k has product MEVGLQLLLSPLNTNIVVRTACCTAGVVLPVYSTFKAIENRDLIDQQKWLLYWAAYGTFSVAEVFADKVLSWFPLYYHVKFAFLVWLQLPSVNGARQLYMSHLRPFLLRHQARLDQVTGLVYREMDKFVITHQAEFKFVKALFLKVLASVHHMVQHPADQGRRPANNSVEGSPVIRDSE; this is encoded by the exons ATGGAG GTTGGATTGCAACTGCTGCTTTCTCCGCTCAATACCAACATTGTTGTCCGTACTGCTTG CTGCACCGCGGGGGTTGTTTTACCTGTGTACTCGACTTTCAAGGCTATCGAGAACAGAGATTTGATTGACCAACAAAAATGGCTTCTCTATTGGGCTG CTTATGGAACCTTCAGTGTTGCAGAAGTGTTTGCAGATAAAGTACTGTCCTG GTTTCCTCTTTACTATCATGTGAAGTTTGCCTTTCTTGTTTGGTTACAGCTTCCGTCAGTCAAT GGAGCCAGGCAGTTGTACATGAGCCATCTACGGCCATTTCTATTGAGGCATCAAGCTAGATTGGATCAAGTTACAGGGCTTGTATATCGTGAAATG GATAAGTTTGTGATTACACATCAAGCAGAATTCAAGTTTGTAAAGGCACTTTTCCTGAAAGTTCTAGCATCAG TGCACCATATGGTTCAGCATCCTGCTGATCAAGGGCGAAGACCAGCAAATAATTCTGTTGAAGGCTCGCCAGTTATACGGGACTCAGAATAG